Within the Candidatus Methylomirabilota bacterium genome, the region ATCTTGGCCTTGTCCTTCACCCTCACCACGTACATCGTCTGCAAGAGCTGGTGGTCCCAGTCGCGGAACCAGGCCTCCCGGCCCTTGAGCACGTCGAACTTCGCGCCCTTGCCCAGATGCGCCACCAGATCCTGGCTGCGCGTGCTCCTGGTCTCGGCGATGGCCTGCAGCGCGATCCGGACGCCGACGTACTCGCCCCACGCCTGGTTGTCGGGCGGCTTGCCGTTGCGCTTGGTGAAGGCGGCGGTGAACTCCGGCGACCCCGGCTCCTTGAGGTCGTGGTACCAGAGGCTCTGCCAGTAGCC harbors:
- a CDS encoding ABC transporter substrate-binding protein — its product is GYWQSLWYHDLKEPGSPEFTAAFTKRNGKPPDNQAWGEYVGVRIALQAIAETRSTRSQDLVAHLGKGAKFDVLKGREAWFRDWDHQLLQTMYVVRVKDKAKMRDQWDIFDIVEAQPARGDSLELIQPTRAENPCSMPAL